A genomic segment from Thermodesulfovibrionales bacterium encodes:
- a CDS encoding type II secretion system F family protein: MAIFSYRAATAEGTVLEGVIDAADEKAAVERLRNSGVIPLKVTSPKEGTKKLSFRSSKADLLTFTTELSALLGAGLPLDRGLNILAEISESKETKEFIQSILKSIREGSSFSEALQQHPKIFPRIYVNMVRAGEAGGVLDVVLDKLNDFLESSKELKDHVVSAMIYP; the protein is encoded by the coding sequence GTGGCTATCTTCTCATACAGGGCGGCCACGGCGGAAGGGACGGTTCTCGAAGGCGTCATCGATGCCGCAGACGAAAAGGCAGCAGTCGAACGACTGAGGAACAGCGGCGTCATACCGTTAAAAGTAACATCCCCCAAGGAAGGGACAAAGAAGCTCTCCTTCAGATCCTCAAAGGCCGACCTCCTGACGTTCACAACAGAATTGTCGGCCCTCCTGGGCGCAGGACTGCCCCTTGACCGTGGGCTCAACATCCTCGCCGAGATATCAGAGAGCAAGGAGACGAAAGAGTTCATCCAGTCGATTCTGAAGTCCATCCGTGAGGGCAGTTCCTTTTCCGAGGCGCTCCAGCAGCATCCAAAGATATTCCCGAGAATTTATGTGAACATGGTGCGGGCCGGTGAGGCAGGCGGCGTCCTCGATGTGGTCCTTGACAAGCTGAATGACTTTCTTGAGTCATCGAAGGAATTGAAGGACCACGTCGTCTCTGCGATGATCTATCCCG